The Larus michahellis chromosome 12, bLarMic1.1, whole genome shotgun sequence genome contains a region encoding:
- the BIRC7 gene encoding baculoviral IAP repeat-containing protein 7 isoform X3 has translation MGDVTPAEETELRAACCQLFESSMRNEARRLRTFQQWPSTSPVSARDLVKAGFFFVGPRDEVQCFCCGGVLKDWGPGDCPVLEHLKFFPSCKFIGGEDVGNQEMLPLQEIFDTVDGQFLSLLQGIDSEDTALPNEPEYPEMVTEEMRLSTFRNWPRYTDMRPEQLARAGFFYTGQDDVVRCFYCDGGVRNWSFSDDPWREHAKWYPGCEFLLRSRGREFISSVQESFSSTLLSPRDSWDQTEQDSSASQDAVQRETETSREEMQSVQQKESDESRMSTEEQLRRLQEERMCKVCMDRDVSVVFVPCGHLVACGECALNLRLCPVCRAVIQGSVRTFMS, from the exons ATGGGGGACGTGACACCAGCAGAGGAGACTGAGCTCAGGGCTGCTTGCTGCCAGCTGTTTGAATCCAGCATGAGGAATGAAGCAAGAAGATTGAGGACTTTTCAGCAATGGCCAAGCACCTCACCTGTGTCTGCCCGAGATTTGGTCAAGGCTGGCTTTTTCTTTGTGGGTCCAAGAGATGAAGTACAGTGTTTCTGCTGCGGTGGTGTCCTGAAGGACTGGGGACCTGGTGATTGCCCAGTACTAGAGCACTTGAAGTTCTTCCCTTCCTGTAAATTCATTGGTGGTGAGGATGTTGGGAACCAAGAGATGCTTCCTCTTCAGGAAATCTTTGACACTGTGGATGGGCAGTTCCTCAGTCTTTTGCAGGGGATAGACAGTGAAGACACAGCCCTGCCCAACGAACCAGAATACCCAGAGATGGTAACAGAAGAGATGAGACTATCTACATTTCGAAACTGGCCACGATATACTGACATGCGTCCTGAGCAACTGGCTAGAGCTGGATTCTTTTACACAG GGCAAGATGATGTAGTGAGGTGTTTTTACTGTGATGGAGGTGTGAGAAACTGGTCGTTCAGTGATGATCCTTGGAGGGAACATGCCAAATGGTATCCAGG GTGTGAATTTTTATTGCGGTCAAGGGGAAGAGAATTCATTAGCAGTGTTCAGGAGTCCTTTTCTAGCACCCTGCTATCTCCA AGAGATTCCTGGGATCAGACTGAACAAGATTCTTCTGCTTCCCAAG ATGCTGTTCAGAGAGAGACTGAAACATCAAGAGAAGAAATGCAATCGGTGCAACAAAAGGAATCAG atGAGTCTCGGATGAGCACAGAAGAACAGCTCCGACGCCTGCAAGAGGAAAGGATGTGCAAAGTGTGCATGGACAGAGATGTGTCTGTTGTGTTTGTTCCTTGTGGCCACCTGGTAGCTTGTGGAGAATGTGCCCTGAATTTGAGATTGTGTCCTGTTTGCAGAGCAGTTATCCAGGGAAGTGTGAGGACTTTCATGTCCTGA
- the BIRC7 gene encoding baculoviral IAP repeat-containing protein 7 isoform X1: protein MGDVTPAEETELRAACCQLFESSMRNEARRLRTFQQWPSTSPVSARDLVKAGFFFVGPRDEVQCFCCGGVLKDWGPGDCPVLEHLKFFPSCKFIGGEDVGNQEMLPLQEIFDTVDGQFLSLLQGIDSEDTALPNEPEYPEMVTEEMRLSTFRNWPRYTDMRPEQLARAGFFYTGQDDVVRCFYCDGGVRNWSFSDDPWREHAKWYPGCEFLLRSRGREFISSVQESFSSTLLSPRDSWDQTEQDSSASQDPLRNWELQALPCLDQLTVVQNVLQMGFDPICLANLVENRYTLTGTFYLSESELISDLLQLDWEESNSAEESRDAVQRETETSREEMQSVQQKESDESRMSTEEQLRRLQEERMCKVCMDRDVSVVFVPCGHLVACGECALNLRLCPVCRAVIQGSVRTFMS from the exons ATGGGGGACGTGACACCAGCAGAGGAGACTGAGCTCAGGGCTGCTTGCTGCCAGCTGTTTGAATCCAGCATGAGGAATGAAGCAAGAAGATTGAGGACTTTTCAGCAATGGCCAAGCACCTCACCTGTGTCTGCCCGAGATTTGGTCAAGGCTGGCTTTTTCTTTGTGGGTCCAAGAGATGAAGTACAGTGTTTCTGCTGCGGTGGTGTCCTGAAGGACTGGGGACCTGGTGATTGCCCAGTACTAGAGCACTTGAAGTTCTTCCCTTCCTGTAAATTCATTGGTGGTGAGGATGTTGGGAACCAAGAGATGCTTCCTCTTCAGGAAATCTTTGACACTGTGGATGGGCAGTTCCTCAGTCTTTTGCAGGGGATAGACAGTGAAGACACAGCCCTGCCCAACGAACCAGAATACCCAGAGATGGTAACAGAAGAGATGAGACTATCTACATTTCGAAACTGGCCACGATATACTGACATGCGTCCTGAGCAACTGGCTAGAGCTGGATTCTTTTACACAG GGCAAGATGATGTAGTGAGGTGTTTTTACTGTGATGGAGGTGTGAGAAACTGGTCGTTCAGTGATGATCCTTGGAGGGAACATGCCAAATGGTATCCAGG GTGTGAATTTTTATTGCGGTCAAGGGGAAGAGAATTCATTAGCAGTGTTCAGGAGTCCTTTTCTAGCACCCTGCTATCTCCA AGAGATTCCTGGGATCAGACTGAACAAGATTCTTCTGCTTCCCAAG ATCCTCTGAGGAATTGGGAATTACAGGCTCTTCCTTGTCTGGATCAGTTGACCGTAGTGCAGAATGTCCTGCAGATGGGCTTTGACCCCATCTGTTTGGCTAACCTGGTAGAGAATAGATACACACTGACTGGGACTTTCTACCTTTCTGAGTCTGAACTGATTTCTGATCTGCTTCAGTTAGACTGGGAAGAGAGCAACAgtgcagaggaaagcagag ATGCTGTTCAGAGAGAGACTGAAACATCAAGAGAAGAAATGCAATCGGTGCAACAAAAGGAATCAG atGAGTCTCGGATGAGCACAGAAGAACAGCTCCGACGCCTGCAAGAGGAAAGGATGTGCAAAGTGTGCATGGACAGAGATGTGTCTGTTGTGTTTGTTCCTTGTGGCCACCTGGTAGCTTGTGGAGAATGTGCCCTGAATTTGAGATTGTGTCCTGTTTGCAGAGCAGTTATCCAGGGAAGTGTGAGGACTTTCATGTCCTGA
- the BIRC7 gene encoding baculoviral IAP repeat-containing protein 7 isoform X2, which yields MGDVTPAEETELRAACCQLFESSMRNEARRLRTFQQWPSTSPVSARDLVKAGFFFVGPRDEVQCFCCGGVLKDWGPGDCPVLEHLKFFPSCKFIGGEDVGNQEMLPLQEIFDTVDGQFLSLLQGIDSEDTALPNEPEYPEMVTEEMRLSTFRNWPRYTDMRPEQLARAGFFYTGQDDVVRCFYCDGGVRNWSFSDDPWREHAKWYPGCEFLLRSRGREFISSVQESFSSTLLSPRDSWDQTEQDSSASQDPLRNWELQALPCLDQLTVVQNVLQMGFDPICLANLVENRYTLTGTFYLSESELISDLLQLDWEESNSAEESRDAVQRETETSREEMQSVQQKESGERVLA from the exons ATGGGGGACGTGACACCAGCAGAGGAGACTGAGCTCAGGGCTGCTTGCTGCCAGCTGTTTGAATCCAGCATGAGGAATGAAGCAAGAAGATTGAGGACTTTTCAGCAATGGCCAAGCACCTCACCTGTGTCTGCCCGAGATTTGGTCAAGGCTGGCTTTTTCTTTGTGGGTCCAAGAGATGAAGTACAGTGTTTCTGCTGCGGTGGTGTCCTGAAGGACTGGGGACCTGGTGATTGCCCAGTACTAGAGCACTTGAAGTTCTTCCCTTCCTGTAAATTCATTGGTGGTGAGGATGTTGGGAACCAAGAGATGCTTCCTCTTCAGGAAATCTTTGACACTGTGGATGGGCAGTTCCTCAGTCTTTTGCAGGGGATAGACAGTGAAGACACAGCCCTGCCCAACGAACCAGAATACCCAGAGATGGTAACAGAAGAGATGAGACTATCTACATTTCGAAACTGGCCACGATATACTGACATGCGTCCTGAGCAACTGGCTAGAGCTGGATTCTTTTACACAG GGCAAGATGATGTAGTGAGGTGTTTTTACTGTGATGGAGGTGTGAGAAACTGGTCGTTCAGTGATGATCCTTGGAGGGAACATGCCAAATGGTATCCAGG GTGTGAATTTTTATTGCGGTCAAGGGGAAGAGAATTCATTAGCAGTGTTCAGGAGTCCTTTTCTAGCACCCTGCTATCTCCA AGAGATTCCTGGGATCAGACTGAACAAGATTCTTCTGCTTCCCAAG ATCCTCTGAGGAATTGGGAATTACAGGCTCTTCCTTGTCTGGATCAGTTGACCGTAGTGCAGAATGTCCTGCAGATGGGCTTTGACCCCATCTGTTTGGCTAACCTGGTAGAGAATAGATACACACTGACTGGGACTTTCTACCTTTCTGAGTCTGAACTGATTTCTGATCTGCTTCAGTTAGACTGGGAAGAGAGCAACAgtgcagaggaaagcagag ATGCTGTTCAGAGAGAGACTGAAACATCAAGAGAAGAAATGCAATCGGTGCAACAAAAGGAATCAG GGGAACGTGTGCTTGCTTGA